The DNA segment TCATGATTCTCATACACCACTGAAGCTCCGGCAATACCATCACCATTCGTTTTACCCAAAAAGTCAAACAAAGACTTAATACTATCACCCCGAAGCTTTAAAATCACTATTTCATTTTCAAAGGGCATCAGTTCAAAAATATTCCTAACAGTAACTTCTCCACGAGGAATAGGAGCCCTTATTCCTTTAATATTCATTAAAGTCATTAATCTTAACGAATCTGCATTATGTAGAACAAGAAACTCTCTGGCTTTTTGTTGAATCACATCCGAAACAAAATTCGACAATTCACTCTCTGGCTTATGAGCTAACAAGTCTTTTTCACTTACTCCTATTACACTATCCATCTTCGCATCAATACCCTTTTTATAAGGAGCAATTATAGAACTCATAACACTATCTGGAGTAAAATTTGAGTCAATAGTGATATTCGTACCACCATACTCTTTTACCGTATACGCTTGCTTGCAAAAAGTAAAGCAAAATAATGACAGCAAAGCAACGCATAAAATATGCAATTTCATATGTTTATAATTTGTTTCTTAATGGTCATATGGAACTCACCGTGATAATCATTCACCTGTGTGAGAGATCACTCTCATGGCTCGTTTCATATATTTAAATTTATTTTAATGGTATAAACTTCTTCAAAGATAAGCTTAAAACCTTGCAATATCGATAAGCCATGGTTATTAACTTGTTAACAAAAGCAAAAAGTAACATCGAACAAATTCAAAAAAAGCTCCATCCGGAGCTTTAAAATAGATTACTTTATTTGTTCCAGATATTTTTGTTTGGCTTTATGCAATAATTCCAGGTCTATCTTAGGATTATATATTCTTATCATATTTTCAATTTCAAAATTATGATGAAAATGCCCCAACGCAGCATCAAAAAAACTTCCAGACCAATTGTATTTTACCTTCCGTGTTAACTCTTCAAATTCTGCCCACTTAACAAATCTAGGCAAACAGATATATCCATGATCCTTTTCAACCTCATCCAGGTATAAACCGTCACCAACTTCGTTTAGTCTAAAAAACTTTTTTAAACGAATAATACCTTTAGCACCTATTTTTTTTGAAGGTTTCCTTTTGAATTCAATACCTTCATCCATAAAAGCAGTTTGTAAATCTTTAATCTGGTCGTATTTCTGCAAATGACGTATTCTAATTACGTGATACATTTTATTATAAACAGTAACCGTTCCTGCATCCGCATGAAAATCAGATGGAAAATAAGCCTTTATATTTTGCCTCGCCCTTGTCACCTGCTCCAGCGTATACAATTGAGCCACCACTAAATATATATACAAAGGCTTCGAATCCATAGGCGACTCACTGTAATAATTAAAAAATCCAGGAAAAGGCTCCGGAGCTTCCAACACAAAGGTGTTAGGCATTATCTTTTCATCCATCGTTACCAACTGCTCTTCCTTAAGCAGGTTTCCATAGCGCTCAGTAATCTTAGAATTCGTCATAATAGATCATTTTGATTTAGGTTATTTTCACTTCTAATAAGTTACATAAAAAAATCAATAAATCAACAAAGCATCTGTATATCTGAAATACCCCTATTTCACCTTAATGATCTCTGGTGAATACTGGTTGATTTCCTTTGGAAAGTTGTGCATTATAATAATACCCTTCCATGTCAAATGCTTTCAACTCTTCCGGATCTTCTATCCTGTTCTGCACAATAAAACGCACCATCATCCCTCGTGCTTTTTTGGCATAGAAACTAATCATTTTATACTCACCGTTCTTTAAATCTTTAAAAACAGGGGTTACGATGGGCACATCTAATTCTTTAACCTGAATAGACTTAAAATATTCGTTGGATGCCAAATTCACCAACACTTTATACCCATTCTCTAACATATCATTTTTTAACAATTCTGTAATTTTACTACCCCAGTATTCATACAAATTCTTATTACCGCCTATCGGAAGCTTGGTCCCCATTTCTAATCTGTACGGAAGAATCAGGTCCAAAGGACGTAATAAGCCATAAAGACCAGACAAAATACGAAGCTTATTTTGAATATACACTACCTCTTCATGGGCTAAAGAGTATGCATCTAAACCTAAAAAAACATCCCCTTTAAATGCAAACAAAGCCTGTTTTCCCTCATTTGGATCAAAGGGATAATGCCACTCTTTAAATCGCATATAGTTAAGTTCTGCTAAATTTTGACTTACCTTCATTAGCGCAGCCAATTTATCCACACTATATGTACTGAGTTTTTTTATCAAGGCGATAGATTCATCGGAGAACCTATAATCCGAATACCCTTGAAAAGAGAAGCTTTTTTGAAAATCCAATGATTTGGCGGGTGAAATAACTATCTGCATATTTTTTGAGCTTAAAACACAAAAATAAGCAAATTGTTTAAACCATACCACCATGTTAATTATAATAAAAAAGGACAACACTCAACCATGTTCATAGCATCGTTGATGTCGTCCTTTGTATTTTTACACATCTATCTTAAAAAAGATAAGTATAGCTAGTCTTTATTTCCTTAAAATCAGTCGATGTTTTAATAGCATTACCATGTTCATCAACTTCATTGGTCACACTCACTTCCTGTGGGTTATCAGCAAAATCGTAAAAAGTAAACTTTGTAACATTACCATTTTCATCATGTTCAATACCGTGCGAACTTAATGGCATTACATTAATTGTTTTATAGACCATACGGCCATTCTCAAGCACACGTACCCTTTTTTTAGTTGTATAAGGTGCAATTCTAATATCTTTTATCAACCCATTGTCATCTAAAGTAATAGATGCTTTTTGGCGTTCTAGAACATCCGTAGTTGAACGATTGATTAAGGCTAGATTAATATCAATCTTTCCAGTTTCATCCGGACGATTAATACCATAAGTTACAGCTCTTTTGTACATCCCATAATACGAAATTCCCGAAATATATCCCTCATCGTCATAGCGGAGCTTAAATAGAGTGGTTTTATTATTTAGCAGAATACTTTCGATGCGATTGTTATTATATACAAATCTATAATTTAATATTGAATCACCCTTCACTAAATCGCATTTAGCCAATAGCCCCTCTGAATCAACTTCCGGAGCCATCTTAGTGTTTAACGTTACATTCGATATTTTACCAAAAGACCCATATGTGCAAGTTAGTTTTTGACTTAAGTCTTCATGCTTATAAAGAATCTCTTTTTCTACTTTTCCTAAAAACAAGCTATTAGGTGCAAATAGCTCTTCTGGGTATAAAAGATTAGTTTTTGAGCTTAAGTATGCACTAAAGATGCCTTGTAAAAACACTTTATTATTAAAGGCTTCCACTTCACTAATAATCTTACTATCATCAATAGGCCTTAGGTCATTATTACCCTTTGCTAGGTAATAATCATAATTATCAATTACACGAGGAGCCACCATTCTAAAATATCCCTCGGCCGTAAGGTTTCCTTTATAATCAAGGCATTTTTGCCAGTACTTTTTCAGATTTTCACCATCACCTTTTACTAAATATCCAACAGCAAGGTTCATGTATATCTCATCAATATTTACATCGCACACCTTTGATTTCTTCCCCTCAAGGTATTGAGACTCGTAGTTTTGCCATACAGCAATGGCATCATCAATGGCTTTCTTATTAGCCTCTGTGTTAATATCAGCTGTGCTAAAAGCAGAAATAAAAGCATTGGTAGCATCATTAAAGTCAGTGTAATCAAACTTCTTTGCTTTTATGGTGTAAACTCTAAACTTTTTTGAAAAAACACCCTTTCCATAATCCTCATTTAGCTTTTGTTGGGCAGCTACAACAGCCATTCGTACATAATTCGATTTACAAACGTTGCGATTAGATTTTGTATCTATATGTTTTAAATCTTCTTTAGCAAGGCCATACGACGATTTACTAATACTGCTCTTATCCACCCATTTGTAGTCTGGTATGACATCGAAATAATCGATTAACTGATTATTTTTATCAATGAAAAGAATTTTAGTGTTAGCTCTTGCTTCAACTAAAGCAGTGTAAGTGGTTGTACGTGTATTATCTACCGAAGTTTTCGTTTCCTCTGCAACACGAGCGGTAACAACAGGCTCATCAGATGTTAATACTATTTTAATATCATCACCACTACCAAAACCATCAATACTTAAACCTTCTCTGTCAGGCATTTTTTCATCAAAGGTCTTAGAAACCCCTGTTGTATAATCAAAGCTACAGCCCGACACATTTAATACCTGCTTTGGAATATTGTTATAGTATCCTTCAATTTTATTCTTCTCTGGCTTTTGCGCCATAAGCACTGTACATAATGATAATACAAATGCACTTAATAATAATTTATTCATATTTGTTTAGTTTATTTGTCCAGTCATTACATACGCATTTATTTCGTTAAAGTTATAAAGGGAAGGAAAGTCATACTTTTATATCATTCTCAAAATAATAAATATATTATCGATGGCAACTATTTTTCATAACTATCTAATAAATAAGCAATCATAAACAATTCTATCCTTATAAAATAAGGTAGTTCATCTTATCTAGTGGTAATCTATCTGCTTGAAGTGCTGCAAATAAAAAAATATACTACAAATTCACATACGAAATACGAATATCTGCAGTAATAATCCTCAAAATCAATATCCTATTTGCATACCTACATCCACTGGATACTTCCAGCTTGACCTTTAGTATTACAGATTGCACTTACTGAGCCGTTGTTATCAAAACCACACTATTTCCTTTTCCGCCATAATAAAACTCACAACCCTACTCTATCATCTCCATTTATTAATCCGCTCCGTCTTTTCTTCCAATTGTAAAGACAAAGATTCAATTCGGGATTGAAGTAATATTTTTCTCCCCTCAATACTTCTGGTATATATTAAGTCACAAGCACCAACAAGTTCATTCCACTTTCGCTTCAGATCTTCAGCATTCTTTTTATTTCGCCCAATCAACTCTGGAACTGAGTGATAATCTTTTTGTGAGATTGCTTTAAGAAATAGATTTTTACGAACAATTAAATACCTTGGATTGTCAACTTACCCAATTATATTTAAATCTTATGTCTTTAGGAAATTCTTTCAATGCTATATTGTTCTGTAGTTTTTTTTACAAATATAAAGCCGTACAAACAGCTTTATAAATCATAAAAATAATAATAACAAATAAAATATATACTACTGATATACAAAATCGTGTTTAACACCATAAGCAGTATGTATAGAATACATCAATCACATACATTTTACAATCGACTCATAAATTACCTTATCTTCCGAACGAAAGACATTAAAAACCACTATATCTAAATTACTTTGGTGATTTTCGAGCCAGTGTTTAACAGTGTTAAATGCGACAAACGCAGCTTGCTCTGCAGGATAGCCAAATACGCCGGTCGAAATACAACAAAAAGCAATGCTTTTGATGGTAGAAATTTCTCTACAAACCTCTAAACAAGAAACATAAGCTTTAGCAAGATCGTTTCTATTTTCATCACTAACTTGTCCAACTACAACAGGCCCAACCGTATGCAAAACATATTTCGACGGCAAGTTATAGGCGCGTGTAATTTTAGCTTCCCCTGTAGGTTCGGAAAAACCTTGTTTTTGCATAATTATATTACAATCATCGCGTAATTGGACACCTGCTGCTGTGTGAATAACATTATCAATACACATATGCAGTGGTTGACAACAACCTAGCAATTGATCATTGGCCGCATTTACAATGACATCTGCTTTTAAAGTAGAAATATCACCTTGCCATACGGCCATCTTCGTACTCCCAACGGAGATGGCACTGTCTTTCAAGAGAGAGTTCGCATCGGTAATACTTTTCTCGTTTAATTCTATCTGTAAAAGTTGATCAAGCTTTTTAACAGCCTCTATTCCAAAAGCATTCGGACGCAAAACATTTATCTTCGCATGTAATAATTTGCGTTTCTCTGCATAGTTCAAGCGCAAACTATCGATTTCATGTAAAGCTTCTAATAAATCATTTACGATTCCCTCTTTATTTGCTCCTTCAACTGAATCTACACGAAATTCTTCAAACAAACGGATTTCATCAGCATAATCAGTAAAGTGTAGACTTTTCATTATTGTATATGGTTGTAAAATTTACTCAATTCCGGAGTTATTAATAATAACAAATAGTGAAACCTAGTTTCTACCAGACCTGACCGAATAAATATTTTTCACTTATTTAGCTAAAAAACATCGTCGCGCAAGAAAATTACATATTCTACTTCGAAAATCAATTTATTTGGCGGAATAAATTTCTCAAATTTTATTATAACTAATAAAGGTATTTGTACAATAATTGATCAACGAATTGAAAACCTTTGCATTAAAACAAAATATAATTACTGCGACCTTTTCATGTCCCATTTACGAATGCCCCTTCACTGTAACGAATGTACCAAAGACCTTACCGAATACCTTCGAGTGAAGTTCGAACAGATGGTTTTTTTTAATGAAATAGAAAGAAATTAGTAGCCATAAAAAATTTGAATAGTTATTTTTTTATCATGATCATTAGAGCGTATTGTTGTACATCCTGAAAATACTAACATTTTAGCAATTTCCAGAAACACATCCTCTTTTTTCAATATTTCAAGTTTAAAAAAATGATATTCTTTTCAAAAAAAGAGGTTACAATTTCAGTATTCTTTTGGTCATCTGGTAAATCTTGGGTTTTCTTAAAAAGATTTAAAAGCTCGTTGTCAGCAATGCGGACACGGGCTTTTTCATTTTGTTGCCCATAAACAAGTTCATCAAGAGACATCTCCAAGGTATCAGCCATTTTCTCAGCAATTTCCAACGATGGTATCGAAATGCTCCTTTCGTATTTTGAGAGGTTGGTAACATGTACACCAATTTTTCTTGCAAACGCTTCCTGCGAAAAACCTTTTTCTGTTCTAAACAGAAACCCTAATCATTACCGAAGCCATAATAGCTGCAGCCTCGCTGCTGCAGTGTACAGACGCAAAATTTTGCGTCTCAACAGTTAAATACCAACACCCCAAACAAGATCAATTAGAAACTCAAACTACCTGCTACATCATAAAAGTATCTTTACCCAAAACCTTCGACCGCATGGTCGTATGCCTTGATGCTCAAGATTTAGAAACTGGCTTAAAATACCGCTGCCGTATAGATTTATACGAAGAAAAGCAAACCAGAAAAGAAGCTTGAGATTACCCATTTGCAACACCGATAAAGGAAAAATATATATTCCTACAACAAAGAGAACCAACAAAAGAATATTAGACTTAAAACCCTTTCAAATACTGCCATTGCACGAATATCTTTTAACAGAAAGATACCGGACTGATAATTTAGAGGATTTATAGAAGGAGTTGGAGAAATATCACCCATTAAAATAGAACAAGATGAAGGAAATGAACGTAAAAAATTAAGTAACTTTGTACCTAAAGTGGTACACAATTTAAAATGTACAAAAATGAAGATAGTAACAAGCCGTGAGTTCCACGACCATCAAAAGAAATACTTTGAAATGGTAGATAATAACGAGCAGATAATCGTTAAACGAAAAAATCGTGCATACAAACTTGTGCCTGTAAGTGATGATGATATGCTTATGGATATACCAAAAGAGTTTAGATGCAACCCTTACGAAGTAAGCCCAAGTGGTGATATGTTTTGGGCTGATAAACGAAATGTCGAAAAGGTGAAGAAAGCAATTGAAAGCAAAGAGGTTGCTGCTAGATTAACTTCCACTGATGATATTAAAAACTTCCTGAATAGCTTATAAAATATGTACACCTTAGATATTACGACACAAGCGAAAAAGGATATTGCATATTTGAAAAAAAATGGTGGTAAAGCTGTAACCAATAAAATTGAGAAACTTCTGGTAGAACTAATTGAGCATCCCAAGACAGGAACTGAACAAGTTGAACAATTAAAAGGCAACCGACAGGGCAATGGTCAAGAAGAATAGATAAAAAGAACTGCCTTGTTTACTCAATTAATGATAAAATCGTAACGGTAGAAGTAATCTCTGCAAAAGGACATTACGTCGATAAATAACCCACAACCCATCACACCCCACAGGGCAAAAAATCCCCGCTTCTCGTTCCTCTAGGCTTGCACGGTCTTTTTTGCCATTCCGCTACACCAGCCCTTCTATTTTATTTTTCGTCATAGTTTTTGTGCCAACGCTCATGCAGCACATTGTCCACGCTAGGAAGTGGTCAAAGGGCTGCCCCAACCCACAAACAAAAAGACACGCCAGAAAAAATCACCCCAAGCTAAGTTACATAATACGAGTTATATTTCAGCCTCTCAAAAAGGCTGACCCACAAAAACCAAAGCTGTCCTTATAACAGGTATTATGCAGAATAGCCGCATTGCTTACGCTCCCCAACCTACGCCGACACTGACAATCAGCATATTAAAAAACCGACCAATCCCATCGCTCGAAAACCAAAGTTTTTAAAAAAAAAGCTGTTTGCTGCCAAAAAAACGGTAACAAGAACCGCCAAAAAAGGCGGTTCTTGTTGAAGGTCTAGAACAATAGATCACTACCTCCCCTGCATCAGCGAACCCAAATGATGTATTAGAACTTCGTCATGAGCATTGAAATGGCAATAAAAGAAGATTTTTCTGAGACGAGACATAGCACCAGCTATGGTGAGTTGAAGAAAAGCAACGAAGTGACTTCTTTTGAAGCCATTTTAAGGCGTAATAGATTTTCTAATGCATTTTCCGGGTTCATAGCTCTCTCGCCAGCGCCGGCCACGGGGCTATTGTTCTGGCCTGCCCTGCGGTTCATTAATTGATAGCTTTGTACATTAATGGAAGATATTTATTAAATGAGAAACACAACTATAACAACTTCAACAACTCCGCAACTTTACCAGCTCACCAACCTAACAAGCTAACATCTTTACCAGCTCGCCAACTATAACAACTCGCCACCTCATGCGTCTTGCGCCTTGCAACACCCATAAAGCAAAAAAAAAAGAGCAACTGGATAAAATCCAATTGCTCTCTTTTAAGATGGGCGGCGACCTACTCTCCCACTGTACGCAGTACCATCGGCGCTAACGGGCTTAACTTCTCTGTTCGGAATGGGAAGAGGTGGAGCCCCGTCGCTATAACCACCTGAATATTATTATATTCCTTTATATTTTTTTATTGTCACATCGGCTACAATCAAAATCACATTTCGGCACTTAATGCTCCAACTAAAAGTTTCGGGCAATTAGTACCGCTCGGCTTTGGTGTTACCACCTTTACACCTACGGCCTATCAACGTCGTAGTCTACAACGTCCCTAATAAGGATATCTCATCTTGAAGCAGGCTTCGTGCTTAGATGCTTTCAGCACTTATCCCTTCCACACATAGCTACCCAGCGATGCTCCTGGCGGAACAACTGGTGCACCAGAGGTATGTCCAACGCGGTCCTCTCGTACTAACGTCAGGTCTTCTCAAATATCCTACGCCCACAACAGATAGGGACCGAACTGTCTCACGACGTTCTGAACCCAGCTCGCGTGCCACTTTAATGGGCGAACAGCCCAACCCTTGGGACCTTCTCCAGCCCCAGGATGTGACGAGCCGACATCGAGGTGCCAAACCGCTCCGTCGATATGAGCTCTTGGGAGCGATCAGCCTGTTATCCCCGGAGTACCTTTTATCCTTTGAGCGATGGCCCTTCCATGCGGAACCACCGGATCACTATGTCCTACTTTCGTACCTGGTCGGCTTGTCGGCCTCACAGTCAAGCTTCCTTGTGCCATTACACTCCACGGACGGTTACCAATCGTCCTGAGGAAACCTTTGAAAGCCTCCGTTACTCTTTTGGAGGCGACCACCCCAGTCAAACTACCCACCAAACAATGTCCGGATTAATCCGTTAGGCCACAGATAAGCAAAGGGACGTATTTCAAGGGCGGCTAAACTACACCTGGCGATGCAGCCTCAAAGCCTCCGTCCTATCCTACACATTACTTACCCACAACCAATGTTAAGTTGCAGTAAAGGTTCACGGGGTCTTTCCGTCCCGTTGCGGGTAATCGGCATCTTCACCGATACTACAATTTCACCGAGCTCATGGCCGAGACAGTGCGCACATCGTTACACCATTCGTGCAGGTCGGAACTTACCCGACAAGGAATTTCGCTACCTTAGGACCGTTATAGTTACGGCCGCCGTTTACTGGGGCTTCAATTCAATGCTTCGTCGAAACTAACATCTCCTCTTAACCTTCCAGCACCGGGCAGGTGTCAGGCCTTATACCTCTTCTTTCGAATTTGCAAAGCCATGTGTTTTTGATAAACAGTCGCATGCGCCATTTCTCTGCGGCCAGCCTAAACTGGCGCCCCTTTTCCCGAAGTTACGGGGCTAATTTGCCGAGTTCCTTAGCCATGAATCACTCGAGCGCCTCAGTATACTCAACCCAACTACGTGTGTCCGTTTACGGTACGGGTCCCTGTACTCGCTTTTCTCGGTACCGTTTGCTCTGCTTCGCTTTGGCCGAAGCCTAGGCTCTACGTACTATTCCGTCAGTACCTAGCAGTCTCAACAATACGTCACTTTTATTGTACAGGAAGTGCAGGAATATTAACCTGCTATCCATCCACTACCCCTTTCGGGTTCGCGTTAGGTCCCGACTAACCCTGATCCGATTAGCGTTGATCAGGAAACCTGAGTCTTTCGGCGTGCGGGTTTCTCGCCCGCATTATCGTTACTTATGCCTACATTTGCTTTTCCTAATTACTCCACCGGACTATCGCCATCCGGCTTCTGCGTCATTGGAATGCTCCCCTACCACTGTTAATAAATTAACAATCCATAGCTTCGGTAATATGGCTTATAGCCCGATTATTATCCATGCTCGATCGCTCGACTAGTGAGCTGTTACGCACTCTTTAAATGAATGGCTGCTTCCAAGCCAACATCCTAGCTGTCTCTGCAATCAAACCGCGTTTGTTCAACTTAGCATATATTTGGGGACCTTAGCTGATGGTCTGGGTTCTTTCCCTTTCGGACACGGACCTTAGCACCCATGCCCTCACTCCTGTTCATCATTATACAGCATTCGGAGTTTATCAGGAGTTGATAGGCGGTGAAGCCCTCTCGTCCAATCAGTAGCTCTACCTCTGTATAACTAAAACAAGGCTGCACCTAAATGCATTTCGGGGAGTACGAGCTATTTCCAGGTTTGATTGGCCTTTCACCCCTACCCACAGTTCATCCGAAGACTTTTCAACGTCTGGCGGTTCGGTCCTCCATTCCGTGTTACCGGAACTTCAACCTGACCATGGGTAGATCACCTGGTTTCGCGTCTAGCGCAGCTGACTTATTCGCCCTATTAAGACTCGCTTTCGCTTCGGCTCCGGGACTGAGGCCCTTAACCTTGCCAACTACGACTAACTCGTAGGCTCATTATGCAAAAGGCACGCCGTCACTGATTAATCAGCTCCGACCGCTTGTAAGCGCACGGTTTCAGGTACTATTTCACTCCCCTGTTAGGGGTACTTTTCACCTTTCCCTCACGGTACTGGTTCACTATCGGTCTTTCAGGAGTATTTAGCCTTACCGGATGGGCCCGGCAAATTCAGACAGGATTTCACGTGTCCCGACCTACTCAGGATACCACTATCCTATAAAATATTACGTGTACTGGACTATCACCTTCTTTGGTCGTTCTTTCCAAAACGTTCTACTTCTATTTTATATTCATATTGTGGTCCTATAACCCCTACAATGCCTAAACATTGTAGGTTTGGGCTAATCCCCGTTCGCTCGCCGCTACTAGGGGAATCATTATTATTTTCTTCTCCTCCAGGTACTTAGATGTTTCAGTTCCCTGGGTTTGCCCTCCTTGCGGAGTGACCGGTCATCAACCGGACGGGTTGCCCCATTCAGAAATCCACGGATCAACAAATATTTGCTTCTCCCCGTGGCTTATCGCAGCTTATCACGTCTTTCGTCGCCTCTGAAAGCCTAGGCATCCACCGTGCGCCCTTGCTTACTTTCTTGTTGGTTGATCCTTAACGATCTGCGTTAAGGCCAACTTATGATTTTGATTGTTTTGCCAATATGTCAATGTACGTTTTGTCCCGTTTTGGACAACGTGGAATACACAAAATTTGATAACTGTTCATCTTTAATAATTGTAAGTCTCTCTCCAGAAAGGAGGTGTTCCAGCCACACCTTCCGGTACGGCTACCTTGTTACGACTTAACCCTAGTTACCAGTTTTACCCTAGGCCGCTCCTTGCGGTAACGGACTTCAGGTACCCTCGGCTTCCATGGTTTGACGGGCGGTGTGTACAAGGCCCGGGAACGTATTCACCGCATCATGGCTGATATGCGATTACTAGCGAATCCAGCTTCACGGAGTCGAGTTGCAGACTCCGA comes from the Saccharicrinis fermentans DSM 9555 = JCM 21142 genome and includes:
- a CDS encoding 5'-nucleotidase C-terminal domain-containing protein is translated as MKLHILCVALLSLFCFTFCKQAYTVKEYGGTNITIDSNFTPDSVMSSIIAPYKKGIDAKMDSVIGVSEKDLLAHKPESELSNFVSDVIQQKAREFLVLHNADSLRLMTLMNIKGIRAPIPRGEVTVRNIFELMPFENEIVILKLRGDSIKSLFDFLGKTNGDGIAGASVVYENHEVVQLMIGGEIVRDSHNYFLATSDYLANGGDHYGMIMRPLFMQAIGSKLREAIIESIQELHSRDKKIKAKIQGRIIFN
- the yaaA gene encoding peroxide stress protein YaaA, encoding MQIVISPAKSLDFQKSFSFQGYSDYRFSDESIALIKKLSTYSVDKLAALMKVSQNLAELNYMRFKEWHYPFDPNEGKQALFAFKGDVFLGLDAYSLAHEEVVYIQNKLRILSGLYGLLRPLDLILPYRLEMGTKLPIGGNKNLYEYWGSKITELLKNDMLENGYKVLVNLASNEYFKSIQVKELDVPIVTPVFKDLKNGEYKMISFYAKKARGMMVRFIVQNRIEDPEELKAFDMEGYYYNAQLSKGNQPVFTRDH
- a CDS encoding protein-ADP-ribose hydrolase, giving the protein MKSLHFTDYADEIRLFEEFRVDSVEGANKEGIVNDLLEALHEIDSLRLNYAEKRKLLHAKINVLRPNAFGIEAVKKLDQLLQIELNEKSITDANSLLKDSAISVGSTKMAVWQGDISTLKADVIVNAANDQLLGCCQPLHMCIDNVIHTAAGVQLRDDCNIIMQKQGFSEPTGEAKITRAYNLPSKYVLHTVGPVVVGQVSDENRNDLAKAYVSCLEVCREISTIKSIAFCCISTGVFGYPAEQAAFVAFNTVKHWLENHQSNLDIVVFNVFRSEDKVIYESIVKCM
- a CDS encoding helix-turn-helix domain-containing protein, with the protein product MFRTEKGFSQEAFARKIGVHVTNLSKYERSISIPSLEIAEKMADTLEMSLDELVYGQQNEKARVRIADNELLNLFKKTQDLPDDQKNTEIVTSFFEKNIIFLNLKY
- a CDS encoding type II toxin-antitoxin system RelE family toxin translates to MYTLDITTQAKKDIAYLKKNGGKAVTNKIEKLLVELIEHPKTGTEQVEQLKGNRQGNGQEE